In a single window of the Acyrthosiphon pisum isolate AL4f chromosome X, pea_aphid_22Mar2018_4r6ur, whole genome shotgun sequence genome:
- the LOC100569613 gene encoding uncharacterized protein LOC100569613, with product MITATTIGFIVGLLLKTSVAVQQNVSFLNGLPENFTSDGAIDVQYTSCKVITDRIVATAEGKFSRFCHGICNINETNARLHRIETLLTADAENIKQRLFYMERVLLNGQIISKTGEGDAVDTGRLREIGTYNGTVSTTEEGPTTGGGRPRGPTTAFVYYWRVDAFWRLSFSADGLARSPPFYVSPRSYRISLTVHSDVTARTVRVAAVPAAGEYDAQLRWPFAHRLRLSVLDQTDIGPEDIVSRVWDDVRCAASPPSPPTPQHYRQNQPAPEVVCASMEFRHDVLTYRRYAAGNALVVKLTVFLQQ from the exons ATGATCACTGCCACCACCATAGGATTTATCGTCGGCTTATTATTGAAGACCTCGGTAGCAGTCCAACAGAACGTCTCATTTCTGAATGGACTTCCGGAAAACTTCACGTCGGATGGCGCCATCGACGTGCAGTACACGTCTTGCAAAGTAATCACCGACCGTATCGTTGCCACTGCCGAGGGAAAGTTTTCGCGTTTTTGTCACGGAATTTGcaacataa ACGAGACAAACGCAAGACTGCATCGCATCGAAACTTTGTTAACAGCAGATgcggaaaatataaaacaacgaTTGTTTTATATGGAACGTGTCTTGTTGAACGGACAAATCATAAg caAAACCGGTGAGGGTGACGCGGTGGACACAGGGAGACTTCGGGAGATCGGAACGTACAACGGTACAGTATCCACCACCGAGGAAGGCCCCACAACTGGCGGTGGTCGGCCACGGGGTCCGACCACAGCGTTCGTCTACTACTGGCGCGTGGACGCGTTCTGGCGCCTGTCGTTCTCAGCGGACGGCCTGGCCCGCAGCCCGCCGTTTTACGTGTCGCCCCGCAGCTACCGGATCTCGCTGACCGTCCACTCAGACGTGACAGCCCGGACCGTCCGCGTGGCCGCAGTGCCGGCCGCCGGCGAGTACGACGCTCAGCTCAGGTGGCCGTTCGCGCACCGGCTCCGGCTGAGCGTGCTCGACCAGACAGACATCGGGCCCGAGGACATCGTGTCCCGCGTCTGGGACGACGTCCGGTGCGCCGCCTCACCACCGTCGCCGCCGACACCGCAGCACTACCGCCAGAACCAGCCCGCCCCGGAAGTCGTCTGCGCGTCCATGGAGTTCCGGCATGACGTGCTGACGTACAGGCGTTACGCGGCCGGTAACGCGCTCGTCGTCAAGCTGACGGTGTTTTTGCAGCAGTAG